TGAAATCCACAGGAATGGTTCGAAAAGTAGACCAATTAGGAAGAGTTGTTCTTCCGATTGAATTACGCAGAGCGTTAGATTTGAAGACACAAGATTCATTAGAAATCTATGTAGACGGAGATCGCGTTATCTTCAAGAAGTATGTACCGAGCATGACGTGTCACGTGACTGGTGAAAATTCAGAAAATAATGTGAAATTATTAAATGGAAAACTAGTATTAAGTCCTGATGTGTTACAGGATATTATGGTGGAGTTAGGAAACAAACCTCTTAAAAACTTGCGTAGAAGGTGAGTTTTTGTATAAGTGGATGAAGTTAGTCGAAGAAAATAATTTAAACGATTACATAGGGTCGGTAGTTATGCTGTATAACGTTTACCGAAAGGACGAAGGGTTTACAGACGAACTCTTCACAAATGCTCTTAGAGAAGCAACCAGAGAATCAGAGACACACGACTTCTTCCAAGTACTAATCCAAGAGATAACCAACGGTACGCGTAGTCCTTTCCTCAAAAGCTGACAATTACCTC
The genomic region above belongs to Priestia aryabhattai and contains:
- a CDS encoding AbrB/MazE/SpoVT family DNA-binding domain-containing protein; protein product: KSTGMVRKVDQLGRVVLPIELRRALDLKTQDSLEIYVDGDRVIFKKYVPSMTCHVTGENSENNVKLLNGKLVLSPDVLQDIMVELGNKPLKNLRRR